A stretch of DNA from Leopardus geoffroyi isolate Oge1 chromosome B3, O.geoffroyi_Oge1_pat1.0, whole genome shotgun sequence:
CCTGATCATCACAATTTCTTTGTCACATTCATAGTTCTCATTTCAATGGCAGCCCAGTTGGCTGGATCATTGGATGGAGGGAATCACTCAGTTGTGTCTGAGTTTGTGTTTCTGGGACTCACTCATTCATGGGAGATCCAGCTTCTCCTCCTGGTGTTCTCCTCTGTGCTCTATGTGGCAAGCATGACCGGGAACATCCTCATTGTGTTCTCTGTGACCGTTGATCCTCACTTGCATTCCCCCATGTACTTCCTACTGGCCAATCTCTCTTTCATTGACTTGGGAGCCTGCTCTGCCACCTCACCCAAGATGATTTATGACCTTTTCAGAAAGCACAAAGTCATCTCCTTTGGAGGCTGCATCGCCCAGATCTTCTTCATCCACGTCATTGGTGGTGTGGAGATGGTGCTGCTCATCTCCATGGCCTTTGACAGATATGTTGCCATCTGCAAGCCTCTCCACTACTTGACCATCATGAGCCCACGAATGTGCATTTTGTTTCTGGCTGCTGCCTGGGCCCTTGGTGTCAGTCACTCACTGTTCCAACTAGCATTCATTGTTAATTT
This window harbors:
- the LOC123583654 gene encoding olfactory receptor 4F3/4F16/4F29 translates to MAAQLAGSLDGGNHSVVSEFVFLGLTHSWEIQLLLLVFSSVLYVASMTGNILIVFSVTVDPHLHSPMYFLLANLSFIDLGACSATSPKMIYDLFRKHKVISFGGCIAQIFFIHVIGGVEMVLLISMAFDRYVAICKPLHYLTIMSPRMCILFLAAAWALGVSHSLFQLAFIVNLPFCGPNVLDSFYCDLPRLLRLACTDTYRLQFMVTVNSGFICVGSFLILLISYVFILFSVWKHSSGGSSKAVSTLSAHITVVLLFFGPTMFVYTWPHPSSQMDKFLALSDAVITPFLNPVIYTFRNKEMKAAVKRTFRPLLIFRKIS